Proteins from one Mus pahari chromosome 18, PAHARI_EIJ_v1.1, whole genome shotgun sequence genomic window:
- the Zfp36l2 gene encoding mRNA decay activator protein ZFP36L2, translated as MSTTLLSAFYDIDFLCKTEKSLANLNLNNMLDKKAVGTPVATAPSSSFTPGFLRRHSASNLHALAHPVPSPGSCSPKFPGAPNGGGSCGPAGGGGPSSYGQLKEPSGGSGTALVTKESKFRDRSFSENGERSQHLLHLQQQQKGGSGSQINSTRYKTELCRPFEESGTCKYGEKCQFAHGFHELRSLTRHPKYKTELCRTFHTIGFCPYGPRCHFIHNADERRPAPSGGGGASGDLRAFGARDALHLGFAREPRPKLHHSLSFSGFPSGHHQPPGGLESPLLLDSPTSRTPPPPSSSSASSCSSSASSCSSASAASTPSGAPTCCATAAAAALLYGPGGAEDLLSPGAPCASCSSSSGANNAFAFGPELSSLITPLAIQTHNFAAAAAAAYYRSQQQGLAGPAPPPAQPPAAPAPPSPPFGFQLPRRLSESPVFDAPPSPPDSLSDRDSYLSGSLSSGSLSGSESPSLDPGRRLPIFSRLSISDD; from the exons ATGTCGACCACACTTCTATCAGCCTTCTACGATATCGACTTCTTGTGCAAG ACGGAGAAATCCCTGGCAAACCTCAATCTGAACAACATGCTGGACAAGAAGGCGGTGGGGACGCCCGTGGCTACTGCCCCTAGCTCGAGCTTCACTCCGGGCTTCCTGCGACGCCACTCGGCCAGCAACCTCCACGCGCTCGCCCACCCCGTGCCCAGTCCCGGCAGCTGCTCGCCTAAGTTCCCGGGCGCCCCTAACGGCGGCGGCAGCTGTGGCCCCGCAGGCGGGGGCGGCCCGTCCTCCTACGGTCAGCTCAAGGAGCCTTCGGGGGGCAGCGGCACGGCGCTGGTCACCAAGGAGAGCAAATTTCGGGACCGCTCGTTCAGCGAGAACGGGGAGCGCAGCCAGCACCTCCTGCACCTGCAGCAGCAACAGAAGGGGGGCAGCGGCTCCCAGATCAACTCCACGCGCTACAAGACGGAGCTGTGCCGTCCCTTCGAGGAGAGCGGCACGTGCAAGTACGGCGAGAAGTGCCAGTTCGCGCACGGCTTCCACGAGCTGCGCAGCCTCACCCGGCACCCCAAATACAAGACGGAGCTGTGCCGCACCTTCCACACCATCGGCTTCTGCCCGTACGGCCCGCGCTGCCACTTCATCCACAACGCGGACGAGCGGCGGCCCGCGCCGTCGGGGGGCGGCGGCGCCTCCGGGGACCTGCGAGCGTTTGGCGCGCGCGACGCGCTGCACCTAGGCTTCGCCCGCGAGCCGCGGCCCAAGCTGCAccacagcctcagtttctccgGCTTCCCGTCGGGCCACCACCAGCCGCCGGGGGGACTGGAGTCGCCGCTGCTGCTCGACAGCCCCACGTCGCGCACGCCGCCgccgccctcctcctcctcggccTCGTCCTGTTCCTCCTCggcctcttcctgctcttccgcCTCGGCGGCCTCCACGCCCTCGGGCGCCCCGACATGCTGCGCCACGGCGGCGGCGGCCGCGCTGCTCTACGGCCCCGGGGGCGCGGAGGACCTGCTGAGTCCCGGAGCACCATGTGCCTCCTGCTCGTCCTCCTCGGGCGCTAACAACGCCTTCGCTTTCGGCCCGGAGCTGAGCAGCCTCATCACGCCGCTCGCCATCCAGACCCACAACTTcgccgccgcggccgccgccgcctACTACCGCAGCCAGCAGCAGGGCCTGGCCGGTCCCGCGCCGCCCCCGGCACAGCCTCCCGCGGCCCCCGCGCCGCCCTCGCCGCCCTTCGGCTTCCAGCTGCCGCGCCGTCTGTCCGAGTCGCCCGTGTTCGACGCGCCCCCCAGCCCCCCGGACTCACTTTCGGACCGCGACAGCTACCTGAGCGGCTCGCTGAGCTCTGGCAGCCTCAGCGGCTCCGAGTCCCCCAGCCTGGATCCCGGCCGTCGCCTGCCCATCTTCAGCCGTCTCTCCATCTCCGACGACTGA